From the Microbacterium sp. W4I4 genome, one window contains:
- a CDS encoding FAD-dependent monooxygenase: MQFHHHGYVSHDPRVLPAEGLGVDRPAELPDEMDVLIVGSGPAGMLLAAQMSQFPDVNTRIIEKRDGRLVLGQADGIQPRSVETFQAFGFAPRIIAEAYNIGWMNFWGPDPENRENIIRTSRTEDYGLKISEFPHLIVNQARVLDYFAEAAAMGPGRIVPDYGVQFLGLTVHETGEYPVEVRVSTPSTGSGAHAGGERTIRAKYVVGCDGARSGVREAIGRKHVGVMASHAWGVMDVLVNTDFPDWRTKCAINAEAGNILHIPREGGYLSRVYVDLGEVADTDSRQVRHTPLEAVIQKANDILHPYTLDVKEVAWHSVYEVGHRVTDGFDDALEGDRDPRVFLTGDACHTHSAKAGQGMNVSMQDGFNLGWKLGHVLTGRSPEALLSTYGAERRPVAQQLIDFDKQWSSLMARKPEEISDPQELAAFYLGTAEFPSGFMTHYEPSMIVAEDMHQALAAGFPLGRRFKSAEVTRVGDGNAMHLGHHARADGRWRVYAFADADATKLTSWSEAVAPLLSRYTPADGDPDAVFDVKAIYQQRFDEFEITDAPALFLPKVGPYALTDWEKVYAAAPSAWCATDIFEERELSRDGVVVVVRPDQYVAAILPLDAVDELSAFFAGNLLPAS, translated from the coding sequence ATGCAGTTCCACCACCACGGCTACGTGTCGCATGACCCGCGCGTGCTCCCAGCCGAGGGGCTCGGCGTGGATCGCCCCGCCGAGCTGCCCGACGAGATGGACGTGCTGATCGTCGGGTCGGGACCTGCGGGCATGCTCCTGGCCGCCCAGATGTCGCAGTTCCCGGACGTGAACACGCGCATCATCGAGAAGCGCGACGGGCGGCTGGTGCTCGGCCAGGCCGACGGCATCCAGCCGCGCAGCGTCGAGACCTTCCAGGCGTTCGGGTTCGCGCCGCGCATCATCGCGGAGGCCTACAACATCGGCTGGATGAACTTCTGGGGCCCCGATCCCGAGAACCGCGAGAACATCATCCGCACCTCCCGCACCGAGGACTACGGGCTGAAGATCAGCGAGTTCCCGCACCTGATCGTGAACCAGGCGCGCGTGCTGGACTACTTCGCCGAGGCGGCGGCCATGGGTCCCGGCCGGATCGTGCCCGACTACGGCGTGCAGTTCCTGGGGCTCACGGTGCACGAGACGGGGGAGTACCCGGTCGAGGTGCGCGTGTCCACCCCTTCGACGGGCTCAGGGGCCCACGCGGGAGGCGAGCGCACCATCCGCGCGAAGTACGTCGTCGGCTGCGACGGCGCGCGCAGCGGCGTGCGCGAGGCGATCGGCCGCAAGCACGTCGGCGTGATGGCGTCGCACGCCTGGGGTGTCATGGACGTGCTGGTCAACACCGACTTCCCCGATTGGCGCACCAAGTGCGCGATCAACGCCGAGGCCGGCAACATCCTGCACATCCCGCGCGAGGGCGGCTATCTCAGCCGCGTCTACGTCGACCTGGGCGAGGTGGCCGACACCGACAGTCGTCAGGTGCGGCACACGCCGCTCGAAGCCGTCATCCAGAAGGCCAACGACATCCTGCATCCCTACACGCTGGATGTGAAGGAGGTCGCCTGGCACAGCGTCTACGAGGTCGGCCACCGGGTCACCGACGGCTTCGACGACGCACTGGAGGGCGACCGCGACCCGCGCGTCTTCCTCACCGGCGATGCCTGCCACACGCACAGCGCCAAGGCCGGCCAGGGCATGAACGTGTCCATGCAGGACGGCTTCAACCTTGGCTGGAAGCTCGGTCACGTGCTCACCGGCCGTTCCCCGGAGGCGCTGCTGTCGACCTACGGCGCCGAGCGGCGCCCCGTGGCGCAGCAGCTGATCGACTTCGACAAGCAGTGGTCGAGTCTGATGGCCCGCAAGCCCGAGGAGATCTCCGACCCGCAGGAGCTCGCCGCGTTCTACCTGGGCACCGCCGAGTTCCCCTCGGGGTTCATGACCCACTACGAGCCGTCGATGATCGTGGCCGAAGACATGCATCAGGCCCTCGCCGCGGGCTTCCCGCTGGGAAGGCGGTTCAAGTCCGCGGAGGTCACCCGGGTCGGCGACGGCAACGCCATGCACCTCGGACACCACGCACGGGCAGACGGGCGGTGGCGCGTGTACGCCTTCGCCGATGCGGATGCCACGAAGCTGACCTCCTGGTCCGAGGCCGTCGCGCCGCTGCTCTCCCGGTACACCCCGGCGGACGGCGACCCGGATGCCGTGTTCGACGTGAAGGCGATCTACCAGCAGCGCTTCGACGAGTTCGAGATCACCGACGCGCCAGCCCTGTTCCTGCCGAAGGTGGGCCCGTACGCGCTGACCGACTGGGAGAAGGTGTATGCGGCGGCGCCATCCGCCTGGTGCGCCACCGACATCTTCGAGGAGCGGGAGCTGTCGCGTGACGGCGTCGTCGTCGTCGTGCGGCCGGATCAGTACGTCGCGGCGATCCTGCCGCTGGACGCCGTGGACGAGCTGTCCGCGTTCTTCGCGGGGAACCTGCTGCCGGCATCCTGA
- a CDS encoding MFS transporter — translation MSDHSQGGLTPTGTIASSTDRRRVVVATVIGTTVEWYDFFIYAFAAATVFAALFFEPMGEEFAQIVAFFSVGVSFLFRPLGAFLAGHYGDKIGRRPMLVITLLLMGAATTLVGLLPTHAAIGVWAPILLIFLRIIQGISAGGEWGGAVLMAVEHAPKSKRGLFGASPQIGVPIGLLLASMMLAFMAQIAPGVPAGSDIHLQDTAFGQWGWRVPFLVSIVLIGVGYWVRRRVQESPVFAEIAERKETTRMPIVQLFKHHALLVIVAALVFAGNNAVGYMTTGGYVQRYATDPKGPIGLETSAVFWVVALSGVSWLFFTWFGGWLSDRIGRRTTYIIGWVMLLVGVFLLFPLTNIGTLGSLAAAVVILTVGLGFTYGPQAALYAELFPASIRFSGVSISYAIGAIVGGAFSPVIAQAIFQSTGSTVGITWYLAGMTVIALIATLLLRDRTGIPLGPENEDEQAKSPIYGMSGAPERTR, via the coding sequence ATGAGCGATCACTCGCAGGGCGGGCTCACACCGACCGGCACCATCGCATCGTCCACAGACCGTCGACGGGTGGTCGTCGCGACCGTCATCGGCACCACGGTCGAGTGGTACGACTTCTTCATCTACGCCTTCGCCGCGGCGACCGTGTTCGCGGCGCTGTTCTTCGAGCCGATGGGTGAGGAGTTCGCGCAGATCGTGGCGTTCTTCAGCGTCGGCGTAAGCTTCCTGTTCCGTCCCCTGGGCGCATTCCTCGCCGGGCACTACGGCGACAAGATCGGCCGGCGTCCGATGCTGGTCATCACCCTGCTGCTGATGGGAGCCGCCACCACACTGGTCGGACTCCTCCCGACCCACGCCGCCATCGGCGTCTGGGCTCCGATCCTGCTGATCTTCCTGCGCATCATCCAGGGCATCTCGGCGGGTGGTGAGTGGGGCGGCGCGGTGCTGATGGCCGTCGAGCACGCGCCGAAGAGCAAGCGCGGACTGTTCGGCGCCTCGCCGCAGATCGGTGTGCCGATCGGCCTGCTGCTGGCATCCATGATGCTCGCGTTCATGGCCCAGATCGCCCCGGGCGTTCCCGCCGGCTCCGACATCCACCTGCAGGACACCGCGTTCGGGCAGTGGGGCTGGCGCGTGCCGTTCCTGGTCTCGATCGTGCTGATCGGCGTCGGGTACTGGGTGCGTCGCCGCGTGCAGGAGAGCCCGGTGTTCGCCGAGATCGCCGAGCGCAAGGAGACCACGCGGATGCCGATCGTGCAGCTGTTCAAGCACCACGCGCTGCTCGTGATCGTCGCCGCTCTCGTCTTCGCGGGCAACAACGCCGTCGGCTACATGACGACCGGCGGCTACGTGCAGCGCTACGCCACCGACCCGAAGGGGCCGATCGGGCTGGAGACGTCGGCGGTCTTCTGGGTCGTCGCGCTCTCGGGTGTCTCGTGGCTGTTCTTCACCTGGTTCGGCGGATGGCTGTCCGACCGGATCGGTCGGCGCACCACCTACATCATCGGCTGGGTCATGCTGCTGGTCGGCGTCTTCCTGCTGTTCCCCCTGACCAACATCGGCACACTCGGATCGCTCGCAGCCGCTGTGGTGATCCTCACCGTCGGCCTGGGCTTCACGTACGGGCCGCAGGCGGCCCTGTACGCCGAGCTGTTCCCGGCATCCATCCGGTTCTCGGGCGTCTCCATCTCGTACGCGATCGGAGCCATCGTCGGCGGTGCGTTCTCCCCGGTGATCGCGCAGGCCATCTTCCAGTCGACCGGTTCGACCGTCGGCATCACCTGGTATCTGGCGGGAATGACCGTGATCGCGCTGATCGCCACGCTGCTGCTGCGCGACCGCACCGGCATCCCCCTGGGGCCGGAGAATGAGGACGAGCAGGCCAAGAGCCCGATCTACGGGATGTCCGGCGCTCCGGAGAGGACCCGATGA
- a CDS encoding fumarylacetoacetate hydrolase family protein: protein MSAISRPGKIIAIHLNYASRAEHRGRRPAAPSYFFKPASSVGVSGGTVERPAGTELLAFEGEIALIIGTAARRVSVDDAWSHVASVTASDDLGLYDLRANDKGSNVRSKGGDGYTPLGPELIDAASVDPAALRVRAWVNGKLRQDDSTAGLLFPLPQLVADLSQHFTLEPGDVILAGTPAGSSVIVPGDVVEIEVDAPDAEGAPTSGRLITTVTQGETPFDETLGSLPAVDDLQRAEAWGSREAAGLPEQAAAPDAPATLSPALRAKLELAPTAGLSSQLRKRGLHSCFIDGVSANLVGTKIVGTARTLRFVPAREDLFKTHGGGYNAQKRLFDAVGEGEIIVIEARGDAGTGTLGDILALRAKTRGAAGVVTDGGVRDFDMVAEIGLPVFSKGAHPSVLGRKHVPWEIDVTVACGGAAVQPGDLIVGDGDGVIVIPSLLAEEVADAALAQEDEDNWIAEQVAAGHPVDGLFPMNAEWRAKYDARSVAEPVEAQGPKGDGS, encoded by the coding sequence ATGTCGGCGATCAGCAGACCGGGCAAGATCATCGCGATCCACCTGAACTACGCCTCCCGCGCCGAGCATCGCGGACGTCGTCCCGCCGCTCCCTCCTACTTCTTCAAGCCCGCCAGTTCCGTCGGCGTCAGCGGCGGCACGGTGGAGCGCCCCGCCGGCACCGAGCTGCTGGCGTTCGAGGGCGAGATCGCCCTGATCATCGGCACGGCCGCCCGACGGGTCTCCGTGGACGATGCCTGGTCGCACGTGGCATCCGTCACGGCATCCGACGACCTCGGCCTGTACGACCTGCGCGCGAATGACAAGGGCTCCAACGTCCGCTCCAAGGGCGGCGACGGTTACACGCCGCTCGGCCCGGAACTGATCGACGCGGCATCCGTCGACCCGGCCGCATTGCGCGTGCGCGCCTGGGTGAACGGCAAGCTGCGCCAGGACGACAGCACTGCGGGCCTGCTGTTCCCGCTCCCCCAGCTCGTCGCCGATCTCTCGCAGCACTTCACGCTGGAGCCCGGCGACGTGATCCTCGCGGGCACCCCCGCCGGATCCTCGGTGATCGTGCCGGGTGACGTCGTGGAGATCGAGGTGGATGCCCCGGATGCCGAGGGCGCGCCGACCTCCGGCCGGCTGATCACCACGGTGACGCAGGGCGAGACGCCTTTCGATGAGACGCTCGGCTCTCTGCCCGCCGTCGATGACCTGCAACGCGCCGAGGCCTGGGGATCGCGCGAAGCGGCCGGGCTGCCCGAGCAAGCCGCTGCACCGGATGCACCCGCCACCCTCTCCCCCGCGCTGCGCGCCAAGCTCGAGCTGGCCCCCACCGCCGGGCTGTCCAGCCAGCTGCGCAAGCGCGGCCTGCACTCCTGCTTCATCGACGGCGTCTCAGCGAACCTGGTCGGCACCAAGATCGTCGGCACCGCCCGCACGCTGCGCTTCGTTCCCGCCCGCGAGGACCTCTTCAAGACCCACGGCGGCGGCTACAACGCGCAGAAGCGTCTATTCGACGCGGTCGGCGAGGGCGAGATCATCGTCATCGAGGCCCGCGGCGACGCCGGCACGGGCACCCTCGGCGACATCCTGGCTCTGCGCGCGAAGACCCGCGGCGCGGCCGGCGTCGTCACCGACGGCGGCGTGCGCGACTTCGACATGGTCGCCGAGATCGGTCTGCCGGTGTTCTCGAAGGGCGCGCACCCCTCGGTGCTCGGTCGCAAGCACGTGCCGTGGGAGATCGATGTCACCGTCGCCTGCGGCGGCGCCGCCGTGCAGCCCGGCGATCTCATCGTCGGCGATGGCGACGGCGTGATCGTCATCCCTTCCCTCCTCGCCGAGGAGGTCGCCGACGCGGCCCTCGCTCAGGAGGACGAGGACAACTGGATCGCCGAGCAGGTCGCCGCGGGGCATCCCGTCGACGGGCTTTTCCCGATGAACGCCGAATGGCGCGCGAAATACGACGCCCGATCGGTCGCTGAGCCCGTCGAAGCGCAGGGACCCAAGGGAGATGGCTCATGA
- a CDS encoding GntR family transcriptional regulator — MSSTLVREGSKSEQAYAWIRSRINSHAFVPGYRLVLGAIAGELDMSVVPVREAIRRLEAEGLVTFERNVGAHVALVDESDYAHTMQTLGLVEGAATSMSAPLIDADALDRAEAINERMRMLLGHFDAHMFTQLNQQFHSVLYEPCPNPHILDLVHRGWSRLAGIRDTSFAFVPGRAHDSVDEHRQILELIRSDAPPLEIELAARDHRWRTMDAFLAAHHAHHAEEGR; from the coding sequence ATGAGCTCGACGCTGGTCCGCGAAGGAAGCAAGTCGGAGCAGGCGTACGCCTGGATCCGCTCGCGCATCAATTCTCACGCGTTCGTGCCCGGCTACCGTCTGGTGCTCGGTGCGATCGCCGGCGAGCTCGACATGAGCGTCGTCCCCGTGCGCGAAGCGATCCGACGACTCGAAGCCGAGGGACTGGTGACCTTCGAGCGCAACGTCGGCGCGCACGTCGCCCTGGTCGACGAGAGCGATTACGCCCACACCATGCAGACCCTCGGTCTGGTGGAGGGCGCGGCCACCTCGATGTCCGCACCGCTGATCGATGCCGATGCGCTCGACCGCGCGGAGGCGATCAACGAGCGGATGCGGATGCTGCTCGGACACTTCGACGCGCACATGTTCACGCAGCTGAACCAGCAGTTCCACTCGGTGCTGTACGAGCCGTGCCCGAACCCGCACATCCTCGACCTGGTCCATCGCGGCTGGAGCCGGCTGGCCGGCATCCGCGACACCTCGTTCGCGTTCGTCCCCGGCCGAGCCCACGACTCCGTCGACGAGCACAGGCAGATCCTCGAGCTCATCCGCAGCGACGCACCGCCGCTGGAGATCGAGCTCGCCGCCCGTGACCACCGCTGGCGCACCATGGACGCGTTCCTGGCCGCCCACCACGCACACCACGCAGAAGAAGGACGATGA
- the hpaE gene encoding 5-carboxymethyl-2-hydroxymuconate semialdehyde dehydrogenase, translated as MTDVYTPADLPAKIQHYIDGEFVDSLDGDTFEVLNPVTNETYVHAAAGKKADIERAVAAARRAFTEGPWPRMLPRERSRVLHRIADIVESRDSRLAELESFDSGLPITQALGQARRAAENFRFFADLIVAQADDAFKVPGKQMNYVNRKPIGVAGLITPWNTPFMLESWKLGPALATGNTVVLKPAEFTPLSASLWAGIFEEAGLPKGVFNLVNGLGEDAGDALVKHPDVPLISFTGESSTGQLIFANSAPFLKGLSMELGGKSPAVVFADADLETAVDACIFGVFSLNGERCTAGSRILVERAVYDEFVERFAVLANRVKVGLPHDPTTEVGALVHPEHYDKVMSYVEIGKTEGRLIAGGGRPEGFPTGNYVAPTAFADVSPDARIFQEEIFGPVVAITPFDTDEEALALANNTRYGLAAYIWTNDLKRAHNFAGSVEAGMVWLNSNNVRDLRTPFGGVKASGLGHEGGYRSIDFYTDQQSVHITLGAPHNPAFGKQDLDDPDPR; from the coding sequence ATGACCGACGTCTACACCCCCGCCGACCTGCCCGCCAAGATCCAGCACTACATCGACGGCGAGTTCGTCGATTCTCTGGACGGCGACACCTTCGAGGTGCTCAACCCCGTCACCAACGAGACCTACGTGCACGCCGCCGCGGGCAAGAAGGCCGACATCGAGCGCGCCGTCGCCGCCGCGCGCCGTGCGTTCACGGAGGGACCGTGGCCGCGGATGCTGCCGCGTGAGCGAAGCCGCGTGCTGCACCGCATCGCCGACATCGTCGAGTCGCGCGACTCCCGACTCGCCGAGCTGGAGTCGTTCGACTCGGGTCTGCCGATCACCCAGGCGCTCGGCCAGGCGCGACGCGCGGCAGAGAACTTCCGCTTCTTCGCCGATCTGATCGTCGCGCAGGCGGATGACGCGTTCAAGGTGCCCGGCAAGCAGATGAACTACGTCAATCGCAAGCCGATCGGCGTCGCGGGCCTCATCACGCCGTGGAACACCCCGTTCATGCTGGAGTCCTGGAAGCTCGGCCCCGCGCTCGCGACCGGCAACACGGTGGTGCTCAAGCCCGCCGAGTTCACCCCGCTGTCTGCATCCCTCTGGGCGGGCATCTTCGAGGAGGCGGGCCTCCCGAAGGGCGTCTTCAACCTCGTCAACGGGCTGGGTGAGGATGCCGGGGACGCGCTGGTGAAGCATCCCGACGTGCCCCTGATCTCCTTCACCGGCGAGAGCTCGACCGGCCAGCTGATCTTCGCCAACTCTGCCCCCTTCCTGAAGGGCCTCTCGATGGAGCTGGGCGGCAAGAGCCCGGCCGTCGTGTTCGCCGACGCCGATCTCGAGACGGCCGTGGACGCCTGCATCTTCGGTGTCTTCTCGCTCAACGGCGAGCGCTGCACGGCCGGCAGCCGCATCCTCGTGGAGCGGGCGGTCTACGACGAGTTCGTGGAGCGCTTCGCCGTGCTGGCCAACCGCGTGAAGGTGGGTCTGCCGCACGACCCCACCACCGAGGTCGGTGCGCTGGTGCACCCCGAGCACTACGACAAGGTGATGAGCTACGTCGAGATCGGCAAGACCGAGGGTCGCCTGATCGCCGGCGGAGGACGCCCCGAGGGCTTCCCGACCGGCAACTACGTCGCTCCGACCGCCTTCGCCGACGTGTCGCCGGATGCCCGGATCTTCCAGGAGGAGATCTTCGGCCCTGTCGTCGCGATCACCCCCTTCGACACGGATGAGGAGGCGCTCGCGCTGGCGAACAACACCCGCTACGGGCTCGCCGCCTACATCTGGACCAACGACCTCAAGCGCGCGCACAATTTCGCCGGCTCCGTCGAGGCGGGCATGGTCTGGCTGAACTCGAACAACGTGCGGGACCTCCGCACGCCGTTCGGCGGGGTGAAGGCCTCGGGCCTGGGACACGAGGGCGGCTACCGCTCGATCGATTTCTACACCGACCAGCAGAGCGTGCACATCACCCTCGGCGCGCCGCACAACCCCGCGTTCGGCAAGCAGGATCTCGACGACCCCGATCCCCGCTGA
- the hpaD gene encoding 3,4-dihydroxyphenylacetate 2,3-dioxygenase: protein MTNRKDMTLTSSGYYVSQEAPIETDNPVTTPEASPPDILRCAYMEIVVTDLAASRQFYVDILGLYVTEEDDDAIYLRSTEEFIHHNLVLRKGPIAAVAAFSYRVRTPEDLDHAVAFFTELGCDVRREAGGFVKGIGDSVRVIDPLGFPYEFFYQADHVERMSWRYDLHTPGELVRLDHFNQVTPDVPRAVKYMQDLGFRVTEDIQDEEGTVYAAWMRRKPTVHDTAMTGGDGPRMHHVCFATHEKHNILAICDKLGALRRSDSIERGPGRHGVSNAFYLYLRDPDGHRVEIYTQDYYTGDPDNPVVTWDVHDNQRRDWWGNPVVPSWYTDASLVLDLDGNPQPVHARTDASELAVTIGADGFSYTRPQDETPMPEWKQGEYKLGHQL from the coding sequence ATGACGAATCGCAAGGACATGACCCTCACCTCCTCGGGCTACTACGTGAGCCAGGAGGCGCCGATCGAGACCGACAACCCCGTCACCACGCCCGAGGCGTCACCGCCCGACATCCTGCGGTGCGCGTACATGGAGATCGTGGTCACCGACCTCGCGGCATCCCGCCAGTTCTACGTCGACATCCTCGGGCTGTACGTGACCGAAGAGGACGACGACGCGATCTATCTGCGCTCGACCGAGGAGTTCATCCATCACAATCTGGTGCTGCGCAAGGGACCGATCGCCGCAGTCGCGGCGTTCAGCTACCGCGTGCGCACCCCCGAGGACCTCGACCACGCCGTCGCGTTCTTCACCGAGCTCGGCTGCGATGTGCGGCGCGAAGCCGGCGGGTTCGTCAAGGGCATCGGCGACTCGGTGCGCGTGATCGACCCGCTCGGCTTCCCGTACGAGTTCTTCTACCAGGCCGACCACGTCGAGCGGATGTCGTGGCGCTACGACCTGCACACCCCCGGCGAGCTCGTGCGTCTCGACCACTTCAACCAGGTCACCCCCGATGTGCCACGGGCCGTGAAGTACATGCAGGATCTCGGCTTCCGCGTCACGGAGGACATCCAGGACGAGGAGGGCACGGTGTACGCGGCGTGGATGCGCCGCAAGCCCACCGTGCACGACACTGCCATGACCGGCGGCGACGGACCGCGGATGCATCACGTGTGCTTCGCCACGCACGAGAAGCACAACATCCTCGCGATCTGCGACAAGCTCGGCGCTCTGCGTCGCTCGGACTCGATCGAGCGCGGTCCCGGTCGCCACGGCGTCTCGAACGCGTTCTACCTGTACCTGCGCGACCCGGATGGCCACCGTGTGGAGATCTACACGCAGGATTACTACACCGGAGACCCGGACAACCCGGTCGTCACCTGGGACGTGCACGACAATCAGCGTCGCGACTGGTGGGGCAACCCCGTCGTTCCGAGCTGGTACACCGACGCGTCGCTCGTGCTCGACCTGGACGGCAACCCGCAGCCGGTGCACGCCCGCACCGACGCGAGCGAGCTGGCCGTGACGATCGGCGCCGACGGGTTCAGCTACACGCGCCCGCAGGATGAGACGCCGATGCCGGAGTGGAAGCAGGGCGAGTACAAGCTGGGCCACCAGCTGTGA
- a CDS encoding fumarylacetoacetate hydrolase family protein, translating into MLTSETITALAAELAEAERTRGVMPRITARHPDATIEDSYAIQGVWRDSQLAAGRTLVGRKIGLTSKAMQQATGITEPDYGVMFDDTVYRSGADIPFDHFSNVRIEVELAFALKTPLEGPDCTLEQVLAAVDYVVPALEVLNSHIELEGRTIVDTISDNAAYGAMVLGDVRKRVDEVDLRWVPGVLSRNGQIEETGVAAGVLGHPAMGVAWLANKFHQHGQRLEAGELILAGSFTRPMWVSRGDTVLCDYREMGIIECRFV; encoded by the coding sequence ATGCTGACATCCGAGACGATCACGGCGCTGGCCGCGGAACTCGCGGAGGCGGAGCGCACGCGCGGCGTCATGCCGCGCATCACCGCCCGGCATCCGGATGCCACGATCGAGGACTCCTACGCGATCCAGGGCGTGTGGCGCGACTCGCAGCTCGCCGCGGGCCGAACGCTGGTGGGCCGCAAGATCGGCCTGACCTCGAAGGCCATGCAGCAGGCGACCGGCATCACCGAGCCCGACTACGGCGTGATGTTCGACGACACCGTGTACCGGTCCGGCGCCGACATCCCGTTCGATCACTTCTCGAACGTGCGCATCGAGGTCGAGCTGGCGTTCGCGCTGAAGACGCCGCTGGAGGGTCCGGACTGCACGCTCGAGCAGGTGCTGGCCGCCGTCGACTACGTCGTCCCCGCCCTGGAGGTGCTGAACTCGCACATCGAGTTGGAGGGGCGCACGATCGTCGACACGATCAGCGACAATGCCGCCTACGGCGCGATGGTGCTGGGCGACGTGCGCAAGCGCGTGGACGAGGTCGACCTGCGCTGGGTGCCGGGTGTGCTGTCCCGCAACGGGCAGATCGAGGAGACCGGCGTCGCCGCGGGCGTGCTCGGGCACCCGGCGATGGGCGTCGCCTGGCTGGCGAACAAGTTCCACCAGCACGGCCAGCGCCTGGAGGCCGGCGAGCTGATCCTGGCAGGATCGTTCACGAGGCCCATGTGGGTCTCGCGCGGTGACACCGTGCTGTGCGACTACCGCGAGATGGGGATCATCGAATGCCGCTTCGTCTAG
- a CDS encoding HpcH/HpaI aldolase/citrate lyase family protein translates to MPLRLDPTFRDVLEGADRPLIGMWLSTGSPLLAEICAGSGVDWLLIDMEHGPNTLTTVQQQLQVIAAYPVTAVVRVPFNDPVIIKQVLDAGAQNLLVPMVGTADEARAAVAALRYPPEGVRGVGSALARSARWGRIEGYVQNASQTVSLIVQIESADAVQQTAEIAGVDGVDGVLVGPADLSASMGLPGKQGHPDVVAAVHHVFEAAHAAGKKVGVNAFDPAAADAYLEAGADFLSASADVTILARGSEALAARFIPASGATGVDTY, encoded by the coding sequence ATGCCGCTTCGTCTAGACCCGACCTTCCGCGATGTACTCGAGGGCGCCGACCGGCCCCTCATCGGGATGTGGCTGAGCACCGGATCGCCCCTGCTCGCGGAGATCTGCGCCGGCTCCGGCGTCGACTGGCTGCTGATCGACATGGAGCACGGACCCAACACGCTCACCACCGTGCAGCAGCAGCTGCAGGTGATCGCCGCATACCCGGTCACCGCCGTCGTGCGCGTGCCGTTCAACGACCCCGTGATCATCAAGCAGGTGCTGGATGCCGGAGCGCAGAACCTGCTCGTGCCCATGGTCGGCACAGCCGACGAGGCCCGCGCGGCTGTCGCCGCCCTGCGCTACCCGCCAGAGGGCGTCCGCGGGGTCGGCTCGGCGCTCGCGCGCAGCGCGCGCTGGGGACGCATCGAGGGCTACGTGCAGAACGCGTCGCAGACGGTGTCGCTGATCGTGCAGATCGAATCAGCGGATGCCGTGCAGCAGACTGCCGAGATCGCCGGTGTCGACGGAGTGGACGGCGTGCTGGTCGGGCCTGCCGACCTGTCGGCATCCATGGGGCTGCCAGGGAAGCAGGGGCACCCGGACGTCGTCGCCGCCGTGCACCACGTGTTCGAGGCCGCGCACGCTGCAGGCAAGAAGGTCGGCGTGAATGCCTTCGATCCCGCAGCGGCGGACGCATATCTCGAAGCAGGGGCGGACTTCCTCTCGGCCAGCGCCGACGTGACGATCCTCGCCCGCGGTTCCGAAGCCCTCGCCGCCCGCTTCATCCCGGCATCCGGGGCGACGGGCGTCGACACCTACTGA